Part of the Rhinoderma darwinii isolate aRhiDar2 chromosome 2, aRhiDar2.hap1, whole genome shotgun sequence genome, gcttttcctttgccactctgccctgaaggccagcctcccggagtcgcctcttcactgtagacgttgacactggcgttttgcgggtactatttaatgaagctgccagttgaggacctgtgaggcgtctatttctcaaactagagactctaatgtacttgtcttgttgctcagttctgcagcggggcctcccacttctctttctactctggttagagcctgtttgtgctgtcctctgaagggagcagtacacaccgttgtaggaaatcttcagtttcttggcaatttctcgcatggaatagccttcatttctaagaacaagaatagactgtcgagtttcacatgaaagctctctttttctagccattttgagagtttaatcgaacccacaaatgtaatgctccagattctcaactagctcaaaggaaggtcagttttatagctcctctaaacagcaaaactgtttacagcggtgctaacataattgcacaagggttttcaagtgttttctaatcatccattagccttctaacacagttagcaaacacaatgtaccattagaacactggagtgatggttgctggaaatgggcctctatacacctatgtagatattgcattaaaaaccagacgtttgcagctagaatagtcatttagcacattaacaatgtatagagtgtatttctgattaatttaatgttatcgtcattgaaaaaaactgtgcttttcttgcaaaaataaggaaatttttaagtaaccctaaacttttgaacggtagtgtatagctccccctttatatagtgccccacatatagacccctctgtagatagtggcccacatccccacatatagacccccctgtagatagtggcccacattcccacatatagacccccctatatagtggcccacatatagaaaaccaccctgtagatagagcccacactataatgccactcacagttttattagaagaaaaacaaaaaactttacatactcacatgatcccgttcctgcgccgtcagatggcaatgcagacctgctctcttctgagcaggtctgctggagctgaacgacgcgtcgttcaaagacgctgattggcggagcagaatgacttgccccgtcaatcagcgcctttcaagcacggaagcggcgagatgacgtaatcgcgccgctagtgtagttgaaaggcgctgattgtaaggcgctgaatggtcgggcacgaaacatgtgcagcatgtatttggctgttgcTAGCCCCAGGGCCCCCTCTGATGCTAGCGACGCCtatgggcatgagagggcctgtgtcgcccggcccatacttgttggaggcttggtggcgcgggccccgtagtagcggcgctaccgctgtaacagccataacggctgctagcggcgccacaggGCATATGCGGGGGGCGTGTGGGctggtgacacgggccccctcaagccgcgggctccGTAGAAGcctctacggctgctaccgcagtagttacgccactactcACACCATTGAAGTCTATGTGAGGTACGTTAAGAGCTGAGCAAGCAGAGataggacccacacctatcaggcatttatagcttatcctatatatatatattccacatTATTCAGGTACGCAGGACgtatttataatatttattacACAACTAATTCTACCAACCCTTacaccaaaccatcactgactgtggaaacttcacactggaccgcaagcaacttggattgagcctctccactcttcctccagactctgggaccttgatttccaaatgaaatgcaaaatttactttcatctgaaaacagaactttggacactgagcagcagtgttggtccactgttttATATCAAGTCcacagtcaacgcagccgtctaccaggaaattttcgatcacttcatgctttcctctgctgacaagctttatggagatgcgtatttcattttccagcaggacttggcacctgcccacactgccaaaagtaccaatacctggtgtaataaccacagtatcactgcgcttgattggccagcaaactcgcctgacctaaaccccatagagaatctatagggtattgtcaagaagaagatgagacaccagacccaacaatgcagacgagctgaaggccgctatcaaagcaacttgggcttccataacacctcagcagtgccacaggctgatcgcctccatgccacgccgcattgataacacctcagcagtgccacaggctgatcgcctccatgccacgccacattgataacacctcagcagtgccacaggctgatcggctccatgccacgccgcattgataacacctcagcagtgccacaggctgatcgcttccatgccacgccacattcatgcagtaattcatgcaaaaggagtcccgaccaagtattgagggcatatactggacatgcttttcagtaggacaacatttcggtattaaaaatcattttttaaataaggcttatataatattctaattttctgagacactaaactttgggttttcattaactgttcccataatcatcaacattaaaagaaaaaaaatgctgtaaatagatcactctgtgtgtaatgaacctaTATAATACATGAGGTTcacttttgaattgaattactgaaataaattaactttttgatgatattcttattCATTGAGAAAGACTAGTATATGTGACCTGGAAATTCCATATGTCCCAGTCAATgcattactataagggtatgttcacacggcctatttacggacgtaaatcgggcgtttttgccccgaattacgcccgaaaatagcgcctcaatagcgctgacaaacatctgcccattgaaagcaatgggcagacgtttgtctgttcacacgaggcgtatatttacgcgccgctgtcaaatgacggcgcgtaactagacgcccgcgtcaaagaagtgacctgtcacttctttggccgtaattggagccgttattcattgactccaatgaatagcagcgctaattacggccgtaattgacgcggcgttcaagcgcctgcacatgccggtacggctgaaattacggggatgttttcaggctgaaacatccccgtaatttcagccgttacggacccccgccgtgtgaacataccctaagggcgtcTATTTAcagcgaacataccctaaggcgcgtaaatatacgcctcgtgtgaacagacaaacgtctgcccattgctttcaatgggcagatgtttgtctgcgctattgaggcgctattttcagacgtaattcggggcaaaaacgcccgaattacgtccgtaaataggccgtgtgaacataccctaaaacgtcTACTCGTTTGACTCCATTATTTAGATGAATGTGTTGTAACAAGAAATAAAgcttttaggctgagttcacacggaatGGATACGCTGCATATTTGCCCTGTGCGCCGTAGGGAATTCctgacgaaaaaccgcaccaatctgtggtagtttttcgcccggaatgtccgctgcagaaaactgcagcacttagccggcctcctgggctgacatttcatcccagaccactgcagcctgtgattggctgcagcggtgctcacatgggatgaagcatcatcccaggaggcaggccttctgacatcatccaggccggcctcttgggatgcttcatcccatgtgaggcCTCTtgggatgcttcatcccatgtgaccgccgctacagcctgtgattggctgcagtggtcacatgggatgaaacctcatcccaggaggccgtgctggagggaggaacagacTTCTAAGtatgagttttttgttttttttatctgagatgcgttttttacagcagaatcgctgcgaaccccctGCAAAAAcagcaactgctatttgttgagggttttacctccagaattcaatagggaaaacacgcaagaaataagcagcgtttacgcaaatacaatggacatgctgcaggataaaattccgcaccgcaggtcaatttctgagcagtttttccactcagtatttgcgcagcgtgtggatgagatttgttttagggcctgttcacatcaccattccggggttccgttggaggtttccgtcaggtgaatcccgcaacggaaagtgaaaccacagcttccgtttcagtcaccattgatattaatggtgacggaaacatcgctaatggtttccgtttgtcactattccggcaggtttccggtttaccgacggaatcaatagtgcagtcgacgccgctattgattccgtcggaaaaccggaaacctgccggaatggtgacaaacggaaaccattagcgatatttccgtcactattgatatcaatggtgactgaaacggaagctgtggtttcactttcacttgctgggttcacctgacggaaacctcagacggaaccccggaacggaaagcgaacggtgatgtgaacaggcccttatctcatccactttgctgcggattttccgcaacaaacctAGTTACGGAAAATCCGGAGTATTGCGGATGCGTGTGAACTGAACCTTAGGCCTCCAATAAGTAATATGAAAAAAAAGTGATGTGTGTAAGGTTGCAGGGCACTAGTTTGTACTTCCGGTTTTGTGCGGCTCCTAAACAGCCTCTTTATAGTCCGCACCTTACAACCATAGACTCCCGggcttatctatagggggcgcagaGGTCAATAAATACAAAGCAGACACTGGCTCTCAATATCGGAGCACAGTTTGAGACTTGTCCACACTTCCCTTCTACCATCATCAACTGAAAGACAGTGAAGGACATGACCGCACAGGTCACGCCGCCGGCTAAGCCACACCGCCCCCTGCTGACTGACATTCATCCGACGTCATATCCCGCCCAGTTGACTTTTACGTCAGAAAGCTCTTACAACTATCCAATGGAATTAGAGACCTTCGGAAAGTGACAGCAGCTCAGTCCAATCACAATTTCGAGCCCTCCCCGTGACGTTGCGACGTTTTCCTTCTTGTACCCGCCCCCGGAGGTAGACCTGCCGAGTGTTCCTTCTACCCTGCTGCTCTCTCTGTCTACCGTCGCCATGTTAGGAGCTGTCGGACGCTGCTCCGCTGGGGCTCTCAAGGCCTTTAAACCAGCAGTCTGCTCCTTTCAGCTTGGACAGACACTGCTGAGAACCTCTCCTGCAGCGCTGCACTCTAGTAAGTAGCCGGGCTCGCCTTCCTTGGCTAGTGACCTAGCGGTGTCATTGAATTTTGGGTAGGCCCCTGTTATGCGGGTAAGGCCTGGAACACGCCGTGCATATTGGGATCCGATCATAACGGGTATGGGCGACGTCTTCCTGTCAGCACGTGGCGGGATGATTGCTCCTCACAAGGCGGTGGCCTGAGCGCTCTGTACACGCTGCATGCGCGGGTCTCCTTCCTCTTCAGTCTCTGACCTTGTGCTCAGCCGTAGCCGCATCGGCGTGTCACTAAGAGTGCATGGTGCTCATGTCCTGCTGGGTGCTGAGCAGAAACCGCAGCTCGTCTTATCACTCATTGGTGACCTTCTCCTTTGCACGGCCTGGGTGCAACTGATGTCACCTTGCCCTTGTATATACCAGCACCCAGTAGGTCACAGGAACGTAATGTGCATTGTATACcatcttattatttttattgtgtaTATTAAAGCTTCTAATAAAATATTTTAGGAGTAGTTGCAGGTTCACATTTGTGGCCACACATGGCGGTGGGGGTGGTTTTCTTTACAGATCTGATGGGGTGGCAGGGGCACAGGCTACATGGGTAAGCAGTGGCATATGCTTTGTTACAGCTATTTATTGCAGAGTTTATTTCTTCCCCCTAGGGAGAGACTATGCAGCTCAAGCTTCCACAGCTGTCAAGCCCGGCACAGCAACCGGCCGCATTGTCGCTGTTATCGGAGCAGTCGTTGACGTCCAGTTTGATGAAGGCCTGCCACCGATTCTAAATGCTCTCGAGGTCCAGGGCAGGGACACCAGGCTGGTTCTGGAAGTTGCTCAGCACTTGGGTAAAGTGTTACAATAAACTTCTACTCCTAGAGATGTATAGTAAAACTCACTTCGTTTCAAGGGggcttaaggcttcgttcacatctgcgtcgggacgcagtttatgggttctgtctgagctttgtcAGGGGAACgcatgaatggaaaccataggtttgcgtcaccgttgatttcaacggtgaccaTTTTGCTGCAAATGGcgcccgtttgtctctgttgttcgaatcaataccgtagtccactgcgctattgatttagttgaaacgacggaacccttacacaatggggagaaacaatttgcaccggatcggtcaccgttgaaatcaataatgATGCAAACCGAAATctatttcagtttggattctgttcatgggttcccatgACTGGAGTCCCAATgcaggtgtgaatgaagccttactgcTGTGCTCGTCAATGACAACACTGACTGTCTCCTGGACTTGGACCCCATGATCCATTACACATTAATAAAAAGGCAATGCATATTATTGAATGCTACGCGTAGCCTTGTATCATGTGAGTAGGAGCCTTTTTAGATATTGTATTCTCTAATGGACAATCTTGGTTATAGCCAGAAAAGCTCTTTCTATGATGATCCTCAATCATGACTTTCGTTCTTCTGAATCTCCTGAAGCCACTTATTGATCTGAGAAGGATGTGATCACTAATGTAATATGTTCAGTCTTTTATTTGTCTATGCAGAGCTATAATACCCGTAGACAGGTCACTTTGGAAGAATCCTTTTCTTGACGTTGCGTTTTTTCTTTAAATGACCGTTTCTACTTGATATAGGTGAGAACACTGTCCGTACTATTGCTATGGATGGTACCGAAGGTTTGGTCAGAGGGCAAAAGGTTCTTGATGCTGGCACACCAATCAGAATTCCTGTTGGTCCGGAGACCCTCGGCAGGATCATGAATGTAATCGGTGAGCCCATTGATGAGAGAGGCCCAATTACAACTAAACAGTGAGTTGTTTTAAGCCTATGTAACAAAACTGCTTTGGGACTTGTAGGGGGACCCACATgtaccagatttttttttttttcacagcgtttctgCAATAAAACCTGTATGTTCTGTGCAGATTTTCCTCCTATTATAATGAAAAAGGTGACATCTGCAGGGAACACCCAGAACATGCTGCACATTTGAAAACTGCATCGTTATGATATCCAATGGAAAACCCTCATCCACACATGTAGCAGATTTGTTTAGTTTCTAAACTGAATTAGTATGGTGCTTTTTAATGGGCACCTTTTTTGACTGGTGCACTGAATTattttatttctgttgcttatatagcgccaacatattccgcagcgctgtagagcggtcttttactgtccccatcagGGACTGTAGATTGAGCCCCATCAGTATGTTTcttggtgtgggaggaaacccacacaacagAACATACAAACCCCATGCAGATGTTGGATTGGAACCCAGGGCTCAAGCGCTGGAAGGTAATGGTGCTAgctactgagccaccgtgctgaatTGAGTGCATCAGGCCCTAAGCTAGAGGGTGCCCCCTAAACTGCTTCAAGCATTTGGATGGTGCCCAATATAATATAGAGGAACTGAATTTGTAATGCATTCCTCTTCTGTAAACTGGATGTAACCTTATAGAGAACCCTGCAGTAAGGGCTCATGGCTGTCTTATCATTCTACAGCAGGGGGCAGGAAAACATAGCAAGGTAGCTTTCTACCACTGACTtttgcggtggggggggggggggggttgaaatcTATATGTGATAGGTCTATGGAGAATGGTGTGTAAGTTATATGGGGTTGCTAGGATcttaaaattataaataaataaatccttgTCCCAGGATGGATCTTTCTCTTAAATTTGTAGCACTACATCGTATACTTACCCGTCAAAGGCAAAATACACAACCTTTACATTCAGGGGACCTCTAATAGCTTTTTTTTAATCTCCATTCTGCCATAAAAGTTtcttccagccatgactcgtctGCCTGAAAAAAATCACCTTGGGGTGACATTGGCCCCCTAGGCTCAATGGTGATGGTGTTGTGTAATAGTATcagtcttaaagagaacctttcacctgcccatacgtgtgcagcatgtaatagtcagggcttcacaaacacttgacattttttcctatcttcctccgttatatacatatcggtgctgttatatttggcgcctgatatgtaaagcccctgaacggtcaatggggggTTTCTATCTGACTAAAGGGCAAGGGGTGAACCCAAAAGAAGAAATGATCGACTGGAGCACAACAAATTAATGgcaaaaatacaacattttattaacatgaaaaaatgacaaggttaaaactggaacagggaatgagtcacacaataaaaagacatcaacaACAATCATGCACCGGATGTAGATGTGACATAGATCTATACAAGCTTGTTTATTTGTTAGTACAGCAAAAGAGAATGGTATATGTGCCTATGCGGACCTATAGCTGATAAAGCCTAATGGGTAATGGCAACGAAAAGGTCAACAAGGGATAAAATACATGTATGTACTGCCTGGGTCGCCTCTATGAGAGTATATGTGTGGCAATAGTTATATGCAGATATCTGGATACAATGATTGTCTATATATGTATGATAGACTGATATACGCCATGGTGTGTATTGCAGGATCAGTGCTACAGATAACATGCAGCAATGTACATAGACGCATAGAGAAGTAATAGGCCAATGCCAGGCAAGAAAGTCAGTAATAGCTGTacaacataccggtggacatgatgaggatgtctggacccgacgcgcgtttcggcaactgccttcgtccggggttagggtcaaactgctAATATCTACCTATATATAGAGCATAGCTCAGGTGTTTTGCAATGTATACAGAGAGGAGGCAAGATCAGGTGACAGAAGTCGGCGTCtggtgcggggtaccaagatggtgctgccccacttccggtccgcgtcatcagagaggatgtggggcggcgCGGACTAACCACGCCCCCCACACATCCCACTCCGAGTAGagacagcggtcggaagaggccagggccactccccccatgaacacgaacatctgatcaggatgtcatgaaCACCAGCGCGCAGTCCATCATCGATATGTGCCAGAAGGAAACAAGAGAAGAAAAGAAAGATGCAAGTGATTTGCAAGGGGGTATGATGTCTGCGCTCTGACACTGTCAtgtcagctacagacagtgtcggCGGCTCGCGCTGTATTCCCTCCCGCAAGAAcgcagactggtggttctgcagagcgCTCTgtctgtgttctcgcgggagggaatacAGCgcgagccgccctgacactgtccgtagctgattagacagtgtcagagcgaagacatcacgctTCCTTGCCATTAAGTTAGATAGAAAGCCCCATTGACAATTCAGGGGTTATTTGCAGATCAGGTGCCAAACCTAACTGCATCGGTATGTAAATAATTTCAAGTGAGTTTGTGAAGTCCTGCCTATTATATgatgcaggtgaaaggttctctttaaatgctTCTATACAGTTCTCATTAAGGCATCTTGCTCTTCAGCTGACAATGATCTGAAAGTCCCATTTACAGAATGACTGAATTGTAGTTTTACAGCCGCTGGACAAATTGCATATAGTTCTGTCCGCAGTATCGCCTGATGCACTCAATTCAGGCAGCTGATCTCCACCAGTTTTCCATTTACGCCTATAGCCAAGTGACTTAGTCCGAGATCTACTCTCGATCTgtcggtgggtttccattgtcttACTGCATATATAGACATCCAAGGAACCATGATTGGTctcgatttaaaaaaatgtattggtTAAATATCACTTATACAAAACCTGTAAAGTCCTGGCATGTTCAATCACTTACTGTTAGAAGTATTGTCACCAAGCCACATTACATCCAGGGGAGAATATGCTCATACGAAGGCTGCATTGAAAGTTTGCATCAAATCTGCCATTTGTGCGTGTAGTGAAGAATATTACTAGCAATGGCTACCCCTGGGAATGTAACAGCACACGTCTAATTCCCAAAAAACTTTGTACTGCGTTGTGCTCGATTCTGCCTCTACAAATACGTAAGCATTGGCTGTTAATGGTTCTAGCTGTTCCGTCTTGCTGTCTAATTTtcttccattatatacatacaggtTCGCTGCCATCCATGCTGAGGCGCCAGAGTTTGTTGAGATGAGTGTTGAGCAAGAAATTCTGGTTACTGGAATCAAAGTGGTAGATCTGCTTGCCCCCTATGCTAAAGGAGGAAAAATCGGTATGTTACTACTTCACAGCTTTTTGTATACCTTCTGTGCTTCAATTGGATAGCTGAACATGCTGGAATCCCCTCATGGCTGATCTATACGTAGTTGTATGGGAGACCCTCCTAAAGTTTCTTATGATTATTTTCTAGATTTGACTTTCGTTCTTCTGAGACTGCTGAAGACCTATAATCTGTCTGACGAAACTGTTGGGGAATGACTGCATGCTCTGTTGGTTTTATGGTAAATCTTACccataatttctttttttttttttctccccacatcTTCCAAGGTCTGTTTGGTGGTGCTGGTGTGGGTAAAACTGTACTTATTATGGAGCTGATCAACAATGTGGCCAAAGCCCATGGTGGCTACTCAGTGTTTGCTGGAGTAGGAGAACGTACCCGTGAAGGAAATGACTTGTACCATGAAATGATTGAGTCTGGTGTCATTAACCTGAAGGATACAACATCAAAGGTTTGTTctgttttcaacttttttttttttttaagcccatTTAGCTTACCTTTTCTATAGGCAGAGCTTATGGCATTTGCTGTTATCACTATGTAATGCAGCAGGTATCTGTTTAATTCTCCTTCACAAGATACTACGTGTCCATTTTAATTAAATCGGCAAACGTAATGGCTGTGGCAAGTACTCCACTCATTGCATCCGCTCTCCACTTTTGACTAATAACATGAGGTCTTAAGCTGGGGAGTTTCTCCGACTTCCATATCCCCTATTAGCAGTTTCCTTGATACTGTTTCTGGCTTTGTGATTAAAGACTTCACGTTTGCTTGAGCTTCTGGCAAGTCCTAAAATGTAGCTACTTGGAACCCAGCCTACTCTTCAATCCTGCCTGTATACCTACTATGAATAACAAATCTTAGTAACTTGGGATTCATTCAACATAAATGAGGGCATCTGTTAGTAAGAAATGTGTCATGGTAGCATCCATGTAGTCTTCCTCTGGACATGACGGATATGCCCCTTCCGTGCAGTCTGAAGCATCACCACAACCTGGAGCATATGTAAGCATCACCGCAAGCTAGATTGCTCTTAAGAGCATCAATTTGAGATTGGTTGTGTATATATGCTTGGTTCtacaacatatatatttttatattttttaccccTTTCATAGGTAGCGCTGGTATATGGACAGATGAATGAACCACCAGGTGCCAGAGCTCGTGTTGCTCTAACTGGTCTGACTGTTGCTGAATACTTCAGAGATCAAGAAGGACAAGATGTGCTACTTTTTATTGATAATATCTTTAGGTTTACCCAGGCTGGTTCAGAGGTAATTATCCATACTAGTATCTCCACAATTTCCTGGCTTTGCCAAAATTAAAGCAAATTTACCATACttgattctgtgtaggtgtctgcCTTGCTGGGTCGTATTCCCTCAGCTGTCGGCTATCAACCAACCTTAGCCACTGACATGGGTACTATGCAGGAGAGAATTACAACCACCAAGAAAGGATCCATTACATCTGTGCAGGTTTGTATTAGTAGTTTTAGCAGGCTTGTGAAGTGATAAATCAAGGTCTTAGGATTTAGAGGGTGGAAAACCTGTGAATACCCCCAGAAACTATCCAGGAGTCCATATATCTGAAAATATGTGCttgacaaaaaagaaataaaggggttttcctattttAGACACATACTGGATATGCAAATTTCTGGATGCAGGTccaagctctgggacccacatctatcatggGTCTCCCAACCCCTGTTTTGTCTGGTTCAGTGACTGCTGTATACAGCTGGAgactagtggagagctgctccccATTCTGTTCAATTGCAGTTCCGGAAACAAATGAAGGAGCCCTGCTTTGATGTTTTCGTTACTCCCTTTAAACCGAATGGAGAGCGGCGTGCACGTgtgaccctctctccactagtctcACCTGAATTCAGCAGCTGCTGCACCAGGCCAAATGGGTATGGAGACAcctgttctcgatataggtgcaggtcccaaagCTGCGACCTGCAtccagacgtttatggcatatcctgtgggtaggaatacccttttaaggctgggttcacacctttgCATTTTATT contains:
- the ATP5F1B gene encoding ATP synthase F(1) complex subunit beta, mitochondrial — protein: MLGAVGRCSAGALKAFKPAVCSFQLGQTLLRTSPAALHSRRDYAAQASTAVKPGTATGRIVAVIGAVVDVQFDEGLPPILNALEVQGRDTRLVLEVAQHLGENTVRTIAMDGTEGLVRGQKVLDAGTPIRIPVGPETLGRIMNVIGEPIDERGPITTKQFAAIHAEAPEFVEMSVEQEILVTGIKVVDLLAPYAKGGKIGLFGGAGVGKTVLIMELINNVAKAHGGYSVFAGVGERTREGNDLYHEMIESGVINLKDTTSKVALVYGQMNEPPGARARVALTGLTVAEYFRDQEGQDVLLFIDNIFRFTQAGSEVSALLGRIPSAVGYQPTLATDMGTMQERITTTKKGSITSVQAIYVPADDLTDPAPATTFAHLDATTVLSRAIAELGIYPAVDPLDSTSRIMDPNIVGNEHYDVARGVQKILQDYKSLQDIIAILGMDELSEEDKITVARARKIQRFLSQPFQVAEVFTGHMGKLVPLKETIKGFKQILQGEYDNLPEQAFYMVGPIEEAVAKAQRLAEEHS